From the genome of Cytobacillus firmus, one region includes:
- a CDS encoding PrkA family serine protein kinase — MDILKKIEMYRHEEEKLKWEGTFGEYLEIVKEKPWVAQSAHSRVYNMIKDAGVEEVKGQKRYQFFSNQLFGLEEALERLVEEYFHPAAKRLDVRKRILLLMGPVSGGKSTLVTMLKRGLEQYSHAERGAVYAIKGCPMHEDPLHLIPHHLRKDFYDEYGIRIEGNLSPLNSMRLEQEYGGRIEDVLIERIIFSEDRRVGIGTFSPSDPKSQDIADLTGSIDFSTIAEYGSESDPRAYRFDGELNKANRGMMEFQEMLKCDEKFLWHLLSLTQEGNFKAGRFALISADELIVAHTNETEYRSFISNKKNEALHSRIIVMPIPYNLKVSEEEKIYDKMIRESDVSNVHIAPHTLRVAAMFTILTRMKDPKKGDIDLVKKMRLYDGESVEGYNRADVEELKKEHADEGMSGIDPRYVINRISSTIIRKNITSINALDVLRSLKEGLDQHPSITPELKERYLNFISLARKEYDDIAKKEVQKAFVYSYEESAKTLMENYLDNVEAYCNKAKLRDPLTGEEISPDEKLMRSIEEQIGISENAKKAFREEILIRISAYARKGKRFDYNSHDRLREAIQKKLFADLKDVVKITTSSKTPDEQQLKKVNEVVARLIDEHGYNSTSANELLRYVGSLLNR; from the coding sequence TGATTAAGGATGCCGGTGTCGAAGAAGTGAAAGGGCAAAAACGATACCAATTTTTCAGCAATCAGCTCTTTGGATTAGAAGAAGCATTGGAAAGGCTGGTAGAAGAGTATTTTCACCCTGCTGCCAAACGCCTTGATGTCCGTAAAAGGATCCTTTTATTAATGGGTCCTGTCAGCGGCGGTAAATCAACTTTAGTGACAATGCTAAAGAGAGGTTTGGAGCAATATTCCCACGCTGAAAGGGGCGCGGTCTATGCTATTAAGGGCTGCCCAATGCATGAAGATCCGCTTCATTTAATTCCGCATCACCTCCGCAAGGATTTTTATGATGAGTATGGAATAAGAATTGAAGGAAACCTATCGCCATTGAATAGTATGCGTCTCGAACAGGAGTATGGCGGCCGCATAGAAGATGTTTTAATTGAACGAATCATTTTCTCCGAAGACCGCAGGGTGGGGATTGGAACTTTCAGCCCTTCAGATCCGAAATCCCAGGATATTGCTGATCTGACTGGAAGCATTGACTTTTCAACTATTGCTGAATATGGTTCAGAATCCGATCCTCGTGCCTACCGTTTCGACGGGGAACTGAATAAAGCAAACCGCGGTATGATGGAATTCCAGGAAATGCTGAAGTGTGACGAGAAGTTTTTATGGCATTTATTATCCCTGACTCAGGAAGGCAACTTTAAAGCCGGACGCTTTGCCCTGATTTCGGCAGATGAGCTAATTGTCGCTCACACGAATGAAACAGAGTATCGTTCATTCATTTCCAATAAAAAGAATGAAGCTTTGCATTCCAGGATAATCGTTATGCCAATCCCATATAATTTAAAGGTTTCAGAGGAAGAGAAGATTTACGATAAAATGATCCGTGAAAGCGATGTTTCCAATGTGCACATTGCACCGCATACTTTAAGAGTGGCAGCGATGTTTACGATTTTAACCCGCATGAAGGATCCGAAAAAAGGCGATATTGATTTAGTTAAGAAAATGCGTTTGTATGATGGAGAGAGTGTTGAAGGCTATAATAGAGCAGATGTGGAAGAATTGAAAAAAGAGCATGCAGATGAGGGCATGAGCGGCATTGACCCGCGTTATGTCATCAACAGGATCTCTTCGACAATCATCCGCAAAAATATCACAAGCATCAATGCGCTGGATGTATTGCGATCGCTAAAAGAAGGATTGGATCAGCATCCATCCATTACTCCAGAGCTTAAGGAAAGATATCTGAACTTTATTTCTCTGGCCCGCAAAGAGTATGATGATATCGCTAAGAAAGAAGTCCAAAAGGCATTTGTTTACTCCTATGAAGAATCTGCGAAAACGCTTATGGAAAACTATCTTGATAATGTTGAAGCATACTGCAATAAAGCGAAACTGCGCGACCCATTAACCGGTGAGGAAATCAGTCCGGATGAAAAGCTGATGCGCTCAATCGAAGAGCAGATCGGCATCTCCGAAAATGCGAAGAAAGCATTCAGGGAGGAAATCCTCATCCGCATCTCCGCTTATGCCAGGAAAGGCAAGCGCTTTGATTATAATTCGCATGACCGTCTGCGCGAAGCCATTCAGAAGAAACTCTTTGCCGACCTGAAGGATGTCGTGAAAATCACAACATCTTCAAAAACGCCGGATGAGCAGCAGCTGAAGAAGGTGAATGAGGTAGTAGCACGTCTGATCGACGAACATGGATATAACTCCACATCAGCAAACGAACTGCTCCGCTATGTGGGAAGCTTGCTGAATCGATAA
- the yhbH gene encoding sporulation protein YhbH — MTNVNNHQFVISQEDWSLHRKGYDDQQRHQDKVQEAIRNNLPDLITEENIVMSNGREVVKIPIRSLDEYKIRYNYDKNKHVGQGDGDSQIGDVVARDGSGSKKGPGKGQGAGDQAGEDYFEAEVSLMEIEEALFKQLELPNLKRKEQDENVIEDIEFNDIRKTGLMGNIDKKRTMMSAFKRNAMKGKAAFHPIYKEDLKFKTWNEIVKPDSKAVVLAMMDTSGSMGIWEKYMARSFFFWMTRFLRTKYETVEIEFIAHHTEAKVVSEEDFFSKGESGGTICSSAYRKALELIDAKYDPRKFNIYPFHFSDGDNLTSDNARCVKLVEDLMKVSNMFGYGEVNQYNRHSTLMSAYKNIKNDDFRYFILKQKADVFHAMKSFFKQEEDKKKYA; from the coding sequence ATGACGAATGTCAATAACCATCAGTTTGTGATTTCCCAAGAAGATTGGTCCCTCCATCGCAAAGGCTATGATGACCAGCAGCGTCATCAGGATAAAGTCCAGGAAGCAATCCGCAACAATTTGCCTGATTTAATAACGGAAGAAAACATTGTAATGTCGAATGGGCGGGAAGTGGTAAAGATTCCGATTCGCTCATTGGATGAATACAAAATCCGTTATAACTATGATAAAAACAAACATGTCGGCCAAGGCGATGGAGATAGCCAGATTGGAGATGTAGTGGCCCGTGACGGATCCGGCAGCAAGAAAGGACCCGGAAAGGGGCAAGGAGCAGGCGACCAGGCAGGCGAGGATTATTTTGAAGCAGAAGTATCACTGATGGAAATTGAAGAAGCTTTATTTAAACAATTGGAATTACCTAATTTAAAGAGAAAAGAACAGGATGAAAATGTGATAGAGGATATTGAATTTAATGACATCAGAAAGACAGGGTTAATGGGCAATATTGATAAGAAAAGGACCATGATGTCGGCATTTAAGCGCAACGCAATGAAGGGAAAGGCAGCGTTCCACCCGATTTATAAGGAAGATTTGAAGTTTAAGACCTGGAACGAAATTGTAAAGCCTGATTCAAAGGCTGTCGTGCTTGCGATGATGGATACGAGCGGATCGATGGGGATATGGGAAAAGTATATGGCCAGAAGCTTTTTCTTCTGGATGACGCGGTTCCTGAGAACCAAATATGAGACAGTTGAAATTGAATTTATTGCCCACCATACAGAAGCAAAAGTGGTTTCAGAAGAGGACTTTTTTTCAAAAGGAGAAAGCGGTGGAACGATTTGTTCATCTGCCTACCGAAAAGCACTTGAGCTGATAGATGCCAAGTACGATCCGCGTAAATTTAATATTTACCCTTTCCACTTCTCAGACGGTGATAACCTGACCTCTGATAATGCCCGCTGTGTCAAGCTTGTGGAAGACCTGATGAAGGTGTCCAATATGTTTGGATACGGTGAGGTCAACCAGTACAACCGCCACTCGACCCTGATGTCCGCCTATAAAAATATCAAAAATGATGATTTCCGATATTTTATTCTTAAGCAAAAAGCAGATGTATTCCATGCAATGAAAAGCTTTTTCAAACAGGAAGAGGATAAGAAGAAATATGCCTAA
- a CDS encoding general stress protein, with translation MKKNILIGGYDTQQELKEAIEGAGSNGYQKENLVIVSKDGANLESFADNYGVNLRIVGSQELGNQRFLDSVKALFMGEDPATSSGIDPDKKDGTRFDEHDLDRYAGMVFDGKYVLIADYYGKYPNSMQDNQRITAENSEGYMESASAREVVHESDIKTLADKSADTCCVNENPSRVQHSHTLAEMKTSEVNREEVLTKDRLK, from the coding sequence ATGAAGAAGAATATATTAATAGGCGGATACGATACACAGCAAGAGCTTAAAGAAGCCATTGAAGGTGCAGGGTCAAATGGGTATCAGAAGGAAAATCTTGTGATCGTCTCAAAGGATGGAGCAAATCTTGAAAGCTTTGCAGACAATTACGGAGTGAACTTGCGAATAGTCGGTTCCCAGGAGCTGGGCAATCAGCGTTTTCTTGATTCTGTTAAAGCTCTTTTCATGGGGGAAGATCCGGCCACAAGTTCAGGGATTGATCCCGATAAAAAAGATGGTACACGGTTTGATGAACATGACCTGGATCGATACGCAGGCATGGTTTTTGACGGAAAATATGTCTTAATCGCTGACTATTATGGGAAATATCCAAACTCCATGCAGGACAATCAGAGAATCACTGCCGAAAACTCTGAAGGATATATGGAGAGTGCTTCAGCCCGGGAGGTTGTCCATGAATCGGATATCAAAACACTGGCAGATAAATCCGCTGATACATGCTGTGTCAACGAGAATCCCAGTCGTGTTCAGCATTCACATACTTTAGCAGAGATGAAAACCAGTGAAGTAAATCGGGAAGAAGTGCTTACAAAAGACAGGCTTAAATAG
- a CDS encoding NUDIX hydrolase, which produces MEIEKLAKRLRNRTPIILGSERFSKFAILLPLVEINNEVHVLFEVRSLKMRRQPGEVCFPGGRIDPEDRDEEHTAIRETSEELGVGEDSITNVSPLDYMISFGQIIYPYAGIIQNPDKIVPNPDEVEEVFTVPLSFLKKVKPETYHVNFKVEPEENFPFDLIAGGENYNWQTRRAEEVFYYFQDKVIWGLTARILKHFLEIITEDFNESESV; this is translated from the coding sequence ATGGAGATTGAGAAACTGGCTAAAAGGTTAAGGAACAGAACCCCCATCATTTTGGGGAGTGAGCGATTTTCGAAGTTCGCTATTTTGCTTCCGCTGGTTGAAATCAATAATGAGGTACATGTCCTATTTGAAGTACGTTCACTAAAAATGAGAAGGCAGCCTGGGGAGGTATGTTTCCCCGGCGGAAGGATAGATCCGGAAGATAGGGATGAAGAACATACGGCCATCCGTGAAACCTCTGAGGAACTCGGTGTGGGCGAAGACAGCATCACAAATGTTTCCCCGCTGGATTACATGATTTCCTTCGGTCAAATTATTTACCCTTATGCAGGCATTATCCAAAACCCGGACAAGATTGTGCCGAACCCTGATGAAGTAGAAGAGGTTTTTACTGTGCCTCTGTCATTTCTGAAAAAAGTAAAACCGGAAACGTATCACGTGAATTTTAAGGTAGAGCCAGAAGAAAATTTTCCTTTTGATTTGATTGCCGGAGGTGAAAATTACAATTGGCAGACAAGGAGAGCGGAAGAGGTATTTTACTATTTCCAGGATAAGGTCATCTGGGGGCTGACTGCCAGAATTCTTAAGCATTTTCTTGAGATCATAACGGAAGATTTCAATGAAAGTGAAAGCGTCTGA
- a CDS encoding homoserine dehydrogenase, producing the protein MSAITIGLLGFGTVGKGVYETIRKHQERLQAILGKEVKVSAILVKNVNKHSLPDDEVLLTDDFQDIIELPKLDVVIDAIVGREPGYTYLRQAILRGCHVITANKEMFAFHGSELARLAKEKNVSLGFEATVGGGIPIIQTIRQLLNANRIERIEGILNGTSNFILTSMREENLSFEEALKIAQEKGYAEADPKNDIEGYDAFYKAVVLSELVFGKAPEQEYSVREGITDITIEQIRLADSLGLKFKHIASIQKEKDSVRCTVKPVLTGESHPLYRVEGVQNAVSIDADIVGNISLQGPGAGMFPTASAIIEDLIHVGKADLPSVFEEAGSEETVPEQPLWVILGDAEGYEFPEGVEIASKVSEQALIVKGAAEAVSLLDKSGLKAYQVLGDYAVTAGKYKQVQPV; encoded by the coding sequence ATGTCAGCGATAACGATCGGGCTATTGGGGTTTGGAACTGTTGGAAAAGGAGTGTATGAAACAATCAGAAAGCATCAGGAAAGGCTTCAGGCGATACTCGGGAAAGAAGTGAAGGTTTCCGCTATCCTGGTCAAAAATGTGAATAAACATTCTTTGCCTGATGATGAGGTGCTTTTAACAGATGACTTTCAGGATATTATTGAGCTTCCAAAGCTTGATGTCGTAATTGATGCCATTGTTGGCAGGGAGCCGGGCTATACGTATCTGCGCCAGGCCATATTGAGAGGATGCCACGTCATTACAGCGAATAAAGAGATGTTTGCATTTCATGGAAGTGAGCTTGCGAGGCTGGCAAAAGAAAAGAATGTATCACTGGGATTTGAAGCAACAGTCGGCGGCGGAATCCCCATCATTCAGACCATCAGGCAGCTGCTAAATGCCAACAGGATCGAACGGATTGAAGGAATTTTAAATGGCACATCCAATTTCATTTTGACAAGTATGCGCGAGGAGAACTTATCATTTGAAGAAGCATTGAAAATCGCTCAGGAAAAAGGCTATGCAGAAGCCGATCCTAAAAACGATATCGAAGGATATGACGCCTTTTACAAAGCAGTTGTTCTGAGCGAGCTTGTATTCGGGAAAGCGCCGGAACAGGAATACTCTGTAAGAGAAGGCATTACTGATATTACGATTGAACAAATCCGTTTGGCTGATTCGCTGGGGCTGAAATTTAAACATATAGCATCAATTCAGAAGGAAAAAGATTCTGTCCGCTGTACAGTAAAGCCGGTCCTGACAGGAGAATCTCATCCTTTATACAGAGTAGAAGGCGTGCAGAATGCCGTTTCAATCGATGCGGATATTGTCGGAAATATCAGTTTGCAGGGACCTGGAGCAGGCATGTTCCCGACAGCGAGTGCGATTATTGAAGATCTGATTCATGTGGGCAAAGCCGATTTACCTTCAGTATTTGAGGAAGCTGGATCGGAAGAAACTGTTCCTGAACAGCCGCTCTGGGTAATATTGGGTGATGCTGAAGGATATGAATTCCCTGAGGGAGTTGAAATCGCCAGCAAAGTGTCAGAACAGGCCCTGATCGTTAAGGGAGCTGCAGAAGCTGTGTCATTATTAGACAAATCCGGTTTGAAGGCTTATCAAGTGCTTGGAGATTATGCAGTCACGGCAGGGAAGTATAAGCAGGTACAGCCGGTCTAA
- a CDS encoding CBO0543 family protein yields MNALYAFLWIFALWKWGDWRNWKMYYPTILFYILGDFLYLYLLSDFYPMWTYDPQGVDEKVNLTNTHVSFSIMAVKYPVTILIYLYRFPGGKLIKKLLYILGWVLLYTVNEVVDIKLNLIKYDNGWSLKWSILFNAVMFTILWVHHKRPAAAWGLSILFILFLWRQFDVPSAVFR; encoded by the coding sequence ATGAATGCTCTTTATGCTTTTTTGTGGATTTTCGCTCTATGGAAGTGGGGTGACTGGAGAAATTGGAAAATGTATTATCCCACCATCCTTTTTTACATATTAGGGGATTTTTTATATTTATATCTGCTCTCAGATTTTTATCCGATGTGGACATATGATCCACAGGGGGTCGATGAGAAGGTGAATCTTACAAATACCCATGTCAGTTTTTCCATAATGGCTGTAAAGTATCCGGTAACCATTTTGATCTATTTATACAGATTTCCTGGCGGCAAACTTATTAAGAAACTGCTTTATATTTTAGGCTGGGTCCTTCTCTATACTGTAAATGAGGTTGTTGACATCAAATTAAATTTGATAAAGTACGATAATGGCTGGAGTTTAAAATGGTCGATTCTTTTCAATGCTGTTATGTTTACCATCCTTTGGGTGCACCACAAGCGGCCAGCTGCCGCATGGGGACTGTCCATTCTTTTCATCCTCTTCCTATGGAGGCAGTTCGATGTACCATCAGCTGTTTTTAGATAA
- a CDS encoding DNA-3-methyladenine glycosylase, producing MKEITQYAPLPESFYRQPTLQLAEALLGCLLIKETEEGMASGYIVETEAYMGPEDRAAHSFGNRRTKRTEIMFNEPGFVYTYVMHTHCLVNVVSGPKEKPEAVLIRGIEPVEGLELMKKRRKMEDLKNLTNGPGKLTKALDITIDDYGRHFTSPPLMIAKGIPPGEIKQGKRIGIDNSGEARDYPWRFWMADSPYVSRNRK from the coding sequence ATGAAGGAAATAACACAATATGCTCCTCTTCCAGAAAGTTTTTACCGGCAGCCGACGCTTCAGCTGGCTGAAGCACTTCTGGGCTGCTTATTGATCAAAGAAACTGAAGAAGGAATGGCATCAGGCTATATTGTTGAGACAGAAGCTTATATGGGCCCGGAAGACAGAGCAGCACACAGCTTTGGAAACAGGAGAACAAAAAGGACCGAGATCATGTTCAATGAACCCGGTTTTGTCTACACTTATGTGATGCATACCCATTGCCTTGTTAATGTGGTAAGCGGCCCAAAAGAAAAGCCGGAAGCTGTATTGATCAGAGGGATTGAACCTGTCGAAGGACTTGAGTTAATGAAGAAAAGACGTAAGATGGAAGATCTTAAAAACCTCACTAATGGTCCCGGTAAATTAACTAAAGCCCTTGATATAACAATAGATGATTATGGCCGCCATTTTACCAGCCCTCCTCTAATGATTGCTAAAGGAATCCCTCCCGGGGAAATCAAACAGGGAAAACGAATAGGCATTGATAATTCCGGTGAAGCACGGGATTATCCCTGGAGATTCTGGATGGCGGATAGTCCTTATGTATCACGGAACAGAAAATAA
- the proC gene encoding pyrroline-5-carboxylate reductase, protein MNKNIGFIGCGKMAQAIIGGILKSDLVNARQIIASAKTEKTLVDVKSRWDIQTRFSNSEAAEVADILFLAIKPDAHAAVIEEIKDSITSHTIIITIAAGISLSFLEKSFGRKIKSVRSMPNTPSLVGEGMCVLSANESLSPEEMEDVIKIFSCIGRAAVMEEKMMDAIPAISGSSPAYAYIFIEALADGGVKAGLPRDQSYELAAQAILGAARMVLETGKHPAELKDEVCTPGGATIEAVAELERKGFRSAVMSAMEQCFEKTKALSRKNN, encoded by the coding sequence ATGAATAAAAATATCGGTTTTATCGGATGCGGAAAAATGGCTCAGGCAATAATCGGGGGTATATTAAAATCTGATCTGGTGAATGCAAGGCAGATTATTGCTTCAGCGAAAACGGAGAAGACGCTTGTTGACGTTAAAAGCAGGTGGGATATACAAACACGCTTTTCTAATAGTGAGGCAGCTGAGGTAGCAGATATACTGTTTCTGGCTATTAAGCCTGATGCGCATGCTGCGGTTATTGAAGAAATTAAAGATAGCATTACTTCCCATACAATTATCATAACGATTGCGGCAGGCATAAGTCTTTCTTTTCTGGAAAAGTCATTTGGCAGAAAGATTAAATCAGTCCGTTCCATGCCTAATACCCCATCATTGGTAGGTGAAGGCATGTGTGTTCTTTCAGCTAATGAATCGCTATCTCCTGAGGAGATGGAAGATGTAATCAAAATATTTTCATGTATTGGCAGAGCAGCGGTTATGGAAGAAAAGATGATGGACGCAATTCCGGCTATCAGCGGTTCTTCGCCCGCTTATGCCTATATCTTCATTGAAGCATTGGCAGATGGAGGTGTAAAAGCCGGATTGCCCCGTGATCAGTCTTATGAGCTTGCAGCACAGGCTATTTTGGGGGCAGCCAGGATGGTGCTGGAAACAGGCAAGCATCCTGCGGAATTGAAGGATGAGGTCTGTACTCCAGGAGGTGCAACAATAGAAGCTGTTGCCGAACTGGAGAGAAAAGGGTTCCGTTCAGCGGTGATGAGTGCGATGGAACAATGCTTTGAAAAGACAAAGGCACTTTCCCGGAAAAATAATTAG
- a CDS encoding L-cystine transporter, whose amino-acid sequence MSTGLLVLNIIVMLLLLGALFFMQKKHISFSKRVFTALGLGILFGFALQLIYGPGAEVIAKSADWFNLVGGGYVKFLQMIVMPLVFISILGAFTKLKLTNNIGKISVLILGLLVGTTAVAAAVGIATAVGFDLEAVQISGGDAETARGQQLEETYQGIEGRTFPQQMLDLLPANPFLDFTGARPTSTISVVIFAAFLGIAYLGVRRKSPEQAELFAKIVDAFYAIIMRVVTLILRLTPYGVLAIMTKTVAMSDFDSILNLGKFVIASYVALAIMFLIHLLLLTLSGLNPITYLKKAFPVLTFAFTSRTSAGALPLNIKTQKSLGVPEGIANFAGSFGLSIGQNGCAGIYPAMLAVMIAPTVGINPLSPGFIFTLILIVAISSFGVAGVGGGATFAAILVLSALDLPIALAGLLISIEPLIDMGRTALNVSGSMTSGILTSRITGEMDGNLYNDINEKIEAEA is encoded by the coding sequence ATGAGTACAGGACTTTTAGTTTTAAATATTATCGTAATGCTGCTTCTTTTAGGCGCATTATTCTTTATGCAGAAAAAGCATATTTCATTCTCAAAGCGTGTGTTTACAGCGCTTGGTTTAGGGATCCTGTTTGGCTTCGCACTTCAGCTGATATATGGACCGGGTGCTGAGGTTATTGCCAAATCAGCAGACTGGTTTAATTTAGTTGGCGGAGGTTATGTGAAGTTCCTGCAAATGATCGTCATGCCGCTTGTCTTCATTTCGATTTTAGGTGCTTTTACTAAACTGAAATTAACAAATAATATTGGAAAAATAAGTGTCCTTATCCTTGGACTGCTTGTAGGTACCACTGCAGTTGCTGCTGCTGTCGGAATTGCAACAGCTGTCGGTTTTGACCTGGAGGCTGTCCAAATCAGCGGAGGGGATGCTGAGACTGCCCGCGGCCAACAGCTTGAAGAAACCTATCAGGGCATTGAAGGAAGAACGTTCCCGCAGCAAATGCTTGATTTGCTTCCGGCCAACCCATTCCTTGATTTTACAGGGGCAAGACCAACATCTACGATTTCAGTCGTTATCTTTGCAGCCTTTTTAGGGATTGCTTATCTTGGTGTGAGAAGGAAATCACCAGAGCAGGCTGAACTCTTTGCGAAAATTGTGGATGCATTCTATGCAATCATCATGCGAGTTGTTACATTAATTTTACGCTTGACACCATATGGAGTTTTGGCAATTATGACGAAAACAGTCGCCATGAGTGATTTTGACTCCATTTTGAATTTAGGAAAATTTGTTATTGCTTCTTATGTGGCACTAGCCATTATGTTCCTGATTCACCTGCTGCTTTTAACATTAAGCGGATTAAATCCAATCACATACTTGAAAAAAGCATTCCCGGTATTGACCTTTGCTTTTACGTCAAGAACAAGTGCGGGTGCATTGCCTTTGAATATTAAAACGCAAAAGTCACTCGGTGTTCCTGAGGGAATTGCCAACTTTGCAGGATCATTCGGCCTTTCTATTGGCCAAAATGGATGTGCGGGAATCTATCCGGCCATGCTTGCTGTAATGATTGCTCCGACTGTGGGCATTAACCCGCTGTCACCGGGATTTATCTTTACTCTCATTCTCATTGTAGCGATCAGCTCCTTTGGTGTGGCAGGGGTCGGCGGCGGTGCGACATTCGCAGCGATCCTGGTACTATCTGCCCTTGATCTGCCTATTGCACTGGCTGGTTTGCTGATCTCCATTGAGCCGCTAATCGACATGGGACGCACAGCCCTTAACGTCAGCGGATCTATGACTTCCGGTATCCTAACGAGCCGAATCACAGGTGAAATGGATGGAAATCTTTATAACGATATAAATGAAAAAATTGAAGCAGAAGCATAA
- a CDS encoding YitT family protein — protein MFEKLLVTLIGSLLLGIGINGFLVPHHLLDGGIIGIGLILHYYYEFPTGLSMIVLSIPLYVLAWFYEKKYFFYSLHGLLISSFIIDLLSEIRGNFELSILPSSILGGCLVGFGIGLMLRYETSTGGTDLLAQLMTKLLPINIGALIFAIDGLVILSGLKIVGIEKFLYSFITILFVGAMTSLTVIKKTVK, from the coding sequence ATGTTTGAAAAGCTGCTTGTAACTTTAATAGGAAGTTTATTATTAGGCATTGGCATTAACGGCTTCCTTGTCCCCCACCATTTACTTGACGGGGGCATTATTGGCATAGGGCTGATCCTTCATTATTACTACGAATTTCCCACTGGATTGAGCATGATTGTCCTGAGCATTCCATTATATGTACTTGCCTGGTTTTACGAGAAAAAATACTTCTTCTATAGCCTGCATGGCCTTCTGATTTCATCCTTCATCATTGATTTGCTCTCGGAAATACGGGGGAATTTTGAGCTTTCCATATTGCCCAGCTCCATTTTAGGGGGATGCCTGGTGGGGTTTGGGATCGGCCTTATGCTCCGTTATGAAACCAGCACAGGGGGCACAGACCTGCTGGCACAGCTGATGACAAAGCTCCTTCCTATTAATATCGGCGCTTTAATATTCGCAATTGATGGATTGGTTATTTTAAGCGGATTAAAGATAGTCGGTATTGAAAAATTCCTGTACTCGTTTATAACCATACTATTCGTAGGCGCCATGACGTCCTTAACGGTTATAAAAAAGACGGTCAAATGA
- a CDS encoding NCS2 family permease, which produces MFKLKENQTNVKTEVLAGITTFLTMVYIVVVNPVILSDAGVPFEQVFSATIIATVAGTLWMALFANYPIAIAPGMGLNAYFAYSVVGTHGNIDYMTAFSAVFIAGIIFIILSLTPFREKLIIAIPDNLKHGITAGIGLFIAFIGLRLTGLITSHPTNLVALGDLHSPQSILALVGLAVTLILMTLGINGALFFGMIITALIAFFTGQLSFDQGFVSLPSLPDGIIILNPFEAIGDVIQHSLYAVVFSFLLVTIFDTTGTMIGVAQQAGLMKGKTMPRAREALLSDSIATSIGAMFGTSPTSAYIESSTGVSVGGRTGLTTLTVAGLFLLSAFFGPLVSAVSGLAAITAPALIIVGSLMMGSISHIKWNELDEAFPAFLIILSMPLTSSIATGIALGFIAYPLMKVVKGKWRDVHPLVYLFAVLFFYQLAFLPH; this is translated from the coding sequence ATGTTCAAATTAAAAGAAAATCAAACAAATGTAAAGACTGAGGTCTTGGCAGGCATCACAACTTTCTTAACAATGGTTTATATTGTGGTCGTAAACCCTGTCATCTTATCTGATGCAGGTGTACCTTTTGAGCAAGTCTTTTCTGCAACCATTATTGCAACTGTCGCAGGTACTCTATGGATGGCACTGTTCGCCAATTATCCAATTGCCATCGCACCGGGAATGGGCCTGAACGCCTATTTTGCTTACTCTGTTGTCGGCACCCACGGAAATATAGATTACATGACTGCATTCTCAGCAGTATTTATTGCTGGTATTATCTTTATTATATTGTCACTTACCCCTTTCCGGGAAAAGCTGATTATTGCAATACCGGATAATTTAAAGCACGGAATTACTGCCGGAATCGGGTTGTTTATCGCCTTTATCGGGTTGCGCTTAACCGGGCTGATTACAAGCCACCCAACAAATCTTGTGGCACTCGGAGACTTGCATTCTCCTCAATCGATTCTTGCGCTTGTCGGCCTTGCTGTGACATTAATTCTCATGACGCTCGGGATTAACGGGGCTTTATTTTTCGGCATGATTATCACTGCCCTGATTGCCTTCTTTACAGGACAGCTTTCTTTTGACCAGGGATTTGTTTCATTGCCTTCGCTTCCGGATGGGATCATCATTTTAAATCCATTCGAAGCAATAGGAGATGTTATCCAGCACAGTTTATACGCCGTTGTATTCTCCTTCCTGCTTGTAACGATTTTTGATACAACTGGAACGATGATTGGTGTTGCCCAGCAGGCCGGATTAATGAAAGGCAAAACGATGCCCAGAGCACGTGAGGCGCTTTTGTCGGATTCCATCGCTACTTCTATCGGTGCCATGTTCGGTACAAGTCCGACTTCAGCCTATATTGAATCTTCAACAGGTGTGTCAGTCGGCGGAAGAACAGGATTAACAACCTTGACTGTTGCAGGTTTGTTCCTGCTTTCAGCTTTCTTCGGACCTCTTGTCAGTGCGGTATCAGGTCTTGCTGCCATTACTGCACCTGCCCTGATTATCGTTGGAAGTCTGATGATGGGCAGTATTTCTCATATTAAATGGAATGAACTTGATGAAGCATTCCCTGCATTCCTGATTATCTTAAGCATGCCGCTGACATCCAGTATTGCTACAGGTATTGCACTTGGATTTATCGCTTATCCGCTTATGAAAGTGGTAAAAGGGAAATGGAGAGACGTTCATCCCCTTGTATATTTATTTGCAGTATTATTCTTTTACCAGCTTGCGTTCCTGCCTCACTAA